A single Anopheles funestus chromosome 2RL, idAnoFuneDA-416_04, whole genome shotgun sequence DNA region contains:
- the LOC125775052 gene encoding protein slit isoform X4: MMTIRGIWSGPQFKMLMLLTVTVVLALVVPSNEEPYGGGGGYFGAETRCPRLCACTGTTVDCSHRGLTQVPRNIPSETDRLDLQGNNISVIYESDLQGLAKLRILQLTDNHIYTIEKDALHDLISLERLDLSHNALTAVPKRAFKGAPALRSLQLDNNQITCLDEGAVKGLTELEILTLNNNNITTLPRDMFAGMPRLRALRLSENPFACDCHLSWLARYLKNASRLAPYTRCHSPGQLKGQNVADLHEQEFKCSGLTENAPMECGGRSLCPHPCRCADGIVDCREKSLTTVPSTLPDDTTELRLEQNYITEIPPKAFANHRRLKRIDLSNNNISRVAYDAFSGLKSLTSLVLYGNKIKDLPASVFKGLTSLQLLLLNANEISCVRRDAFKDLHNLSLLSLYDNNIQSLANGTFDSLRSIQTLHLARNPFICDCNLRWLGDYLHHNPIETSGARCDAPKRMQRRRIEALKDEKFKCTDDYSKIKYSGECRMDQECPAACHCDRTTVDCSGRGLKEIPRDIPLYTTELLLNDNELNRIKSDGLFGRLPNLAKLDLRRNQISGIEPNAFEGAIRIQELFLSENKITEVHNKMFLGLHQLKTLSLYDNIITCVMPGSFDYLTSLTQLNLASNPFRCNCHLAWFSDWLRKKQLNGPPARCTSPSKVRDVPIKDLPHFDFKCTSDMDQGCLGEGYCPPSCTCTGTVVRCSRNKLKEIPKSIPAETTELYLESNEISMIHSNRINHLKALTRLDLSNNQIGILSNNTFANLSKLSTLIISYNNLQCVQKHALSGLTNLKVLSLHGNKISMIPEGTFNDLQSITHIALGSNPLYCDCSLRWLSEWVKRDYVEPGIARCAEPELMKDKLILSTPATQFVCSGKVSNEILSKCDACYTFPCKNEAVCSALPERQYECKCKPGYHGTHCEFMIDACYGNPCRNNGTCTVLEEGRFSCQCLHGYSGSRCEVNIDDCVDHKCQNNGTCVDGVNSYSCSCAASFTGEYCESKIEFCGKDFNPCQNGAKCVDHTTHYSCECLPGYRGLNCSDNIDDCVNHMCQNGGTCVDGINDYTCKCPNEFTGKFCEGAPMVAMMYPQTSPCQQHECKFGVCFQPNPSSADYICKCAPGYSGKRCEYLTSLTFLHNNSFIELEPLRTKPEANVTIVFSSTQQNGVLMYDGHNEHLAVELFNGRIRVSYDVGNDPVSTMYSFEMVADGKYHMVELLAIKKNFTLRVDRGLARSIINEGSKDYLKLSSPMYLGGLPAEPGQQAYKQWHLRNLTSFKGCMKEVWINHKQVDFLNAARQQKITPGCALLDADNEGEMDDDFMQETPVILKEINPCENHQCKRGGKCVPNGKGGYTCKCKKGTKGKYCDQAANTCRKEQVREYYTENDCRSRQPLKYAKCVGGCGNQCCAAKVVRRRKVRMVCSNNTKYVKQLDIVRKCHCTKKCY, encoded by the exons GGATTTGTCTCACAATGCACTTACCGCCGTACCGAAGCGTGCGTTTAAGGGAGCACCAGCACTGCGTAGTCTACAGTTGGACAACAATCAAATCACCTGCCTGGATGAAGGTGCCGTGAAAGGGTTGACAGAGTTGGAAATACT AACCCTAAATAACAATAACATCACCACGCTACCGCGCGACATGTTTGCCGGAATGCCACGCCTGCGGGCGCTGCGCCTTTCGGAAAACCCATTTGCGTGCGATTGTCATCTTTCGTGGTTGGCTCGGTATCTGAAGAATGCATCACGTCTGGCACCGTACACTCGGTGCCATTCACCCGGCCAGCTCAAGGGACAGAATGTGGCCGATCTGCACGAACAGGAGTTCAAATGTTCCG GTTTGACAGAGAACGCACCGATGGAGTGCGGTGGCCGTAGCCTCTGTCCACATCCTTGCCGCTGTGCCGACGGAATAGTGGACTGTCGTGAGAAAAGTCTCACCACGGTACCATCCACACTACCGGACGACACAACCGAGCT cCGGCTCGAGCAGAACTACATCACCGAAATTCCACCGAAAGCGTTCGCTAACCACCGGCGCCTTAAGCGGATAGACTTGTCAAATAACAATATTTCGCGAGTCGCCTACGATGCCTTCAGTGGACTCAAGTCCTTAACGTCGCT TGTTCTTTATGGTAATAAAATTAAGGATTTACCGGCGAGCGTTTTCAAAGGATTAACCTCActccagctgctgctgctgaacgcAAACGAAATCAGTTGCGTGCGAAGGGACGCTTTCAAGGATCTGCATAATCTTAGCCTTTTGTCACTGTACGATAACAACATTCAGTCACTGGCCAACGGAACGTTCGACTCCTTGCGAAGCATCCAAACACT ACATTTGGCACGCAATCCTTTCATTTGCGATTGCAATCTTCGCTGGTTGGGCGATTATCTGCACCACAATCCGATCGAAACGAGTGGTGCCCGGTGCGATGCGCCGAAGCGTATGCAACGCCGCCGGATTGAAGCTTTGAAGGATGAAAAGTTCAAAT GCACGGACGATTACAGCAAGATCAAATATTCCGGCGAATGTCGCATGGATCAGGAATGCCCGGCGGCTTGTCATTGCGATCGCACCACGGTTGACTGTTCTGGTCGGGGCTTGAAAGAAATCCCGCGTGATATTCCACTGTACACTACGGAACT ATTACTGAACGATAACGAGCTTAATCGCATTAAGTCTGATGGACTGTTCGGTCGGTTGCCGAATCTTGCAAAGCTGGATTTGCGAAGAAATCAGATATCCGGCATCGAGCCGAATGCCTTCGAAGGTGCCATCAGAATTCAGGAGCTATTTTTgagcgaaaacaaaatcaccgaAGTGCACAACAAGATGTTTCTCGGACTTCATCAGTTAAAAACGCT ATCGCTTTACGATAACATTATTACCTGCGTGATGCCCGGTTCGTTCGACTACCTGACATCACTGACACAGCT AAATCTCGCCTCAAACCCATTCCGTTGCAACTGCCATCTTGCCTGGTTTTCGGACTGGTTGCGAAAGAAACAGCTGAATGGACCGCCTGCACGTTGCACTTCCCCATCGAAGGTACGGGACGTACCCATCAAGGATTTGCCACACTTTGACTTTAAGTGCACCTCAGACATGGATCAGGGCTGTCTCGGTGAAGGTTACTGTCCACCGTCTTGCACCTGCACCGGTACGGTCGTCCGATGCTCGCGTAACAAGCTGAAGGAAATCCCCAAATCCATCCCGGCCGAAACGACGGAGCTGTATCTGGAGTCGAACGAAATCTCGATGATACATTCCAACCGTATCAACCATCTGAAAGCACTTACGAGACT GGATTTAAGCAACAACCAGATCGGCATCCTGTCCAACAATACGTTTGCGAACCTAAGCAAGCTCTCTACGCT CATCATAAGTTACAACAATCTGCAGTGTGTGCAGAAACATGCGTTGTCCGGATTAACCAATCTGAAGGTGCTTTCGCTGCACGGTAACAAAATTTCGATGATACCCGAAGGTACATTTAACGATCTGCAATCGATTACACACAT TGCGCTCGGAAGTAATCCACTGTACTGTGACTGTTCGCTTCGTTGGCTGTCCGAGTGGGTTAAGCGGGACTATGTAGAGCCGGGCATTGCACGTTGCGCCGAGCCGGAACTGATGAAGGATAAGCTAATCCTTTCGACACCAGCCACCCAGTTCGTTTGCTCCGGCAAGGTTAGCAATGAGATACTGTCCAAGTGCGATGCGTGCTATACCTTCCCGTGTAAGAACGAAGCCGTATGCAGTGCACTGCCGGAGCGTCAGTACGAGTGCAAGTGCAAACCGGGCTACCATGGTACGCACTGTGAGTTTATGATAGATGCGTGTTATGGTAATCCATGCCGTAACAACGGTACCTGTACGGTGCTGGAGGAGGGAAGATTCAGTTGCCAATGTCTGCATGGTTACTCCGGTTCCCGGTGTGAGGTTAACATTGATGACTGTGTGGATCACAAATGTCAGAACAATGGTACTTGCGTGGATGGGGTAAACTCGTACAGTTGCTCCTGTGCGGCCAGTTTCACCGGCGAGTACTGCGAGAGCAAGATTGAGTTCTGCGGGAAGGACTTTAATCCGTGTCAGAACGGAGCCAAGTGTGTCGATCATACGACACACTACTCATGCGAATGTTTGCCCGGCTATCGTGGGTTGAACTGTTCCGACAATATCGACGATTGTGTGAACCATATGTGTCAAAATGGTGGAACGTGTGTGGACGGTATTAATGATTACACCTGCAAGTGTCCGAATGAGTTTACGGGTAAATTCTGCGAAGGAGCACCGATGGTTGCGATGATGTACCCACAGACATCGCCATGCCAGCAGCATGAATGCAAGTTTGGTGTGTGCTTCCAGCCGAACCCATCGAGTGCGGATTATATCTGCAAGTGTGCGCCGGGCTATTCGGGCAAACGGTGTGAATACCTGACCAGCCTTACGTTCCTACACAACAATTCGTTCATCGAGCTGGAACCGCTCCGTACCAAGCCGGAAGCGAACGTTACGATCGTGTTTAGCAGCACGCAGCAGAACGGTGTGCTTATGTACGATGGCCACAATGAGCATTTGGCGGTGGAACTGTTTAATGGTCGCATACGCGTAAGCTATGACGTTGGCAACGATCCCGTGTCCACGATGTACAGCTTCGAAATGGTCGCCGATGGCAAATATCATATGGTGGAGTTACTggcaataaagaaaaactttacacTACGAGTCGACCGTGGCCTGGCACGTTCAATCATTAACGAAGGTTCAAAGGACTATCTGAAACTTTCGAGCCCGATGTATCTGGGAGGTTTGCCGGCCGAGCCAGGCCAGCAAGCGTACAAACAGTGGCACCTCCGCAACCTGACCAGCTTCAAGGGCTGCATGAAGGAAGTGTGGATTAATCACAAGCAGGTTGATTTCCTGAATGCCGCCCGGCAGCAAAAGATCACACCGGGCTGTGCACTGCTGGATGCGGACAATGAAGGCGAAATGGATGATGATTTTATGCAGGAAACACCGGTGATCCTTAAGGAG ATCAATCCCTGCGAGAATCATCAATGTAAACGGGGAGGAAAGTGTGTGCCGAACGGTAAGGGTGGCTACACGTGCAAGTGTAAGAAGGGCACCAAGGGCAAATACTGCGACCAAG CTGCCAACACTTGCCGTAAGGAGCAGGTGCGAGAATACTACACAGAGAACGATTGCCGTTCGAGGCAACCACTCAAGTACGCGAAGTGCGTTGGAGGTTGCGGCAATCAATGCTGCGCAGCTAAAGTCGTACGCCGAAGAAAG GTACGCATGGtgtgcagcaacaacaccaaaTACGTGAAGCAGCTGGATATTGTGCGAAAATGCCACTGTACAAAGAAATGCTACTGA
- the LOC125775052 gene encoding protein slit isoform X2, translated as MMTIRGIWSGPQFKMLMLLTVTVVLALVVPSNEEPYGGGGGYFGAETRCPRLCACTGTTVDCSHRGLTQVPRNIPSETDRLDLQGNNISVIYESDLQGLAKLRILQLTDNHIYTIEKDALHDLISLERLRLNSNRLKSIPDNFLSSAANLLRLDLSHNALTAVPKRAFKGAPALRSLQLDNNQITCLDEGAVKGLTELEILTLNNNNITTLPRDMFAGMPRLRALRLSENPFACDCHLSWLARYLKNASRLAPYTRCHSPGQLKGQNVADLHEQEFKCSGLTENAPMECGGRSLCPHPCRCADGIVDCREKSLTTVPSTLPDDTTELRLEQNYITEIPPKAFANHRRLKRIDLSNNNISRVAYDAFSGLKSLTSLVLYGNKIKDLPASVFKGLTSLQLLLLNANEISCVRRDAFKDLHNLSLLSLYDNNIQSLANGTFDSLRSIQTLHLARNPFICDCNLRWLGDYLHHNPIETSGARCDAPKRMQRRRIEALKDEKFKCTDDYSKIKYSGECRMDQECPAACHCDRTTVDCSGRGLKEIPRDIPLYTTELLLNDNELNRIKSDGLFGRLPNLAKLDLRRNQISGIEPNAFEGAIRIQELFLSENKITEVHNKMFLGLHQLKTLSLYDNIITCVMPGSFDYLTSLTQLNLASNPFRCNCHLAWFSDWLRKKQLNGPPARCTSPSKVRDVPIKDLPHFDFKCTSDMDQGCLGEGYCPPSCTCTGTVVRCSRNKLKEIPKSIPAETTELYLESNEISMIHSNRINHLKALTRLDLSNNQIGILSNNTFANLSKLSTLIISYNNLQCVQKHALSGLTNLKVLSLHGNKISMIPEGTFNDLQSITHIALGSNPLYCDCSLRWLSEWVKRDYVEPGIARCAEPELMKDKLILSTPATQFVCSGKVSNEILSKCDACYTFPCKNEAVCSALPERQYECKCKPGYHGTHCEFMIDACYGNPCRNNGTCTVLEEGRFSCQCLHGYSGSRCEVNIDDCVDHKCQNNGTCVDGVNSYSCSCAASFTGEYCESKIEFCGKDFNPCQNGAKCVDHTTHYSCECLPGYRGLNCSDNIDDCVNHMCQNGGTCVDGINDYTCKCPNEFTGKFCEGAPMVAMMYPQTSPCQQHECKFGVCFQPNPSSADYICKCAPGYSGKRCEYLTSLTFLHNNSFIELEPLRTKPEANVTIVFSSTQQNGVLMYDGHNEHLAVELFNGRIRVSYDVGNDPVSTMYSFEMVADGKYHMVELLAIKKNFTLRVDRGLARSIINEGSKDYLKLSSPMYLGGLPAEPGQQAYKQWHLRNLTSFKGCMKEVWINHKQVDFLNAARQQKITPGCALLDADNEGEMDDDFMQETPVILKEINPCENHQCKRGGKCVPNGKGGYTCKCKKGTKGKYCDQAANTCRKEQVREYYTENDCRSRQPLKYAKCVGGCGNQCCAAKVVRRRKVRMVCSNNTKYVKQLDIVRKCHCTKKCY; from the exons ACGGCTTAATAGCAATCGCTTAAAATCAATACCAGATAATTTTTTATCCAGTGCCGCTAATTTATTACGATT GGATTTGTCTCACAATGCACTTACCGCCGTACCGAAGCGTGCGTTTAAGGGAGCACCAGCACTGCGTAGTCTACAGTTGGACAACAATCAAATCACCTGCCTGGATGAAGGTGCCGTGAAAGGGTTGACAGAGTTGGAAATACT AACCCTAAATAACAATAACATCACCACGCTACCGCGCGACATGTTTGCCGGAATGCCACGCCTGCGGGCGCTGCGCCTTTCGGAAAACCCATTTGCGTGCGATTGTCATCTTTCGTGGTTGGCTCGGTATCTGAAGAATGCATCACGTCTGGCACCGTACACTCGGTGCCATTCACCCGGCCAGCTCAAGGGACAGAATGTGGCCGATCTGCACGAACAGGAGTTCAAATGTTCCG GTTTGACAGAGAACGCACCGATGGAGTGCGGTGGCCGTAGCCTCTGTCCACATCCTTGCCGCTGTGCCGACGGAATAGTGGACTGTCGTGAGAAAAGTCTCACCACGGTACCATCCACACTACCGGACGACACAACCGAGCT cCGGCTCGAGCAGAACTACATCACCGAAATTCCACCGAAAGCGTTCGCTAACCACCGGCGCCTTAAGCGGATAGACTTGTCAAATAACAATATTTCGCGAGTCGCCTACGATGCCTTCAGTGGACTCAAGTCCTTAACGTCGCT TGTTCTTTATGGTAATAAAATTAAGGATTTACCGGCGAGCGTTTTCAAAGGATTAACCTCActccagctgctgctgctgaacgcAAACGAAATCAGTTGCGTGCGAAGGGACGCTTTCAAGGATCTGCATAATCTTAGCCTTTTGTCACTGTACGATAACAACATTCAGTCACTGGCCAACGGAACGTTCGACTCCTTGCGAAGCATCCAAACACT ACATTTGGCACGCAATCCTTTCATTTGCGATTGCAATCTTCGCTGGTTGGGCGATTATCTGCACCACAATCCGATCGAAACGAGTGGTGCCCGGTGCGATGCGCCGAAGCGTATGCAACGCCGCCGGATTGAAGCTTTGAAGGATGAAAAGTTCAAAT GCACGGACGATTACAGCAAGATCAAATATTCCGGCGAATGTCGCATGGATCAGGAATGCCCGGCGGCTTGTCATTGCGATCGCACCACGGTTGACTGTTCTGGTCGGGGCTTGAAAGAAATCCCGCGTGATATTCCACTGTACACTACGGAACT ATTACTGAACGATAACGAGCTTAATCGCATTAAGTCTGATGGACTGTTCGGTCGGTTGCCGAATCTTGCAAAGCTGGATTTGCGAAGAAATCAGATATCCGGCATCGAGCCGAATGCCTTCGAAGGTGCCATCAGAATTCAGGAGCTATTTTTgagcgaaaacaaaatcaccgaAGTGCACAACAAGATGTTTCTCGGACTTCATCAGTTAAAAACGCT ATCGCTTTACGATAACATTATTACCTGCGTGATGCCCGGTTCGTTCGACTACCTGACATCACTGACACAGCT AAATCTCGCCTCAAACCCATTCCGTTGCAACTGCCATCTTGCCTGGTTTTCGGACTGGTTGCGAAAGAAACAGCTGAATGGACCGCCTGCACGTTGCACTTCCCCATCGAAGGTACGGGACGTACCCATCAAGGATTTGCCACACTTTGACTTTAAGTGCACCTCAGACATGGATCAGGGCTGTCTCGGTGAAGGTTACTGTCCACCGTCTTGCACCTGCACCGGTACGGTCGTCCGATGCTCGCGTAACAAGCTGAAGGAAATCCCCAAATCCATCCCGGCCGAAACGACGGAGCTGTATCTGGAGTCGAACGAAATCTCGATGATACATTCCAACCGTATCAACCATCTGAAAGCACTTACGAGACT GGATTTAAGCAACAACCAGATCGGCATCCTGTCCAACAATACGTTTGCGAACCTAAGCAAGCTCTCTACGCT CATCATAAGTTACAACAATCTGCAGTGTGTGCAGAAACATGCGTTGTCCGGATTAACCAATCTGAAGGTGCTTTCGCTGCACGGTAACAAAATTTCGATGATACCCGAAGGTACATTTAACGATCTGCAATCGATTACACACAT TGCGCTCGGAAGTAATCCACTGTACTGTGACTGTTCGCTTCGTTGGCTGTCCGAGTGGGTTAAGCGGGACTATGTAGAGCCGGGCATTGCACGTTGCGCCGAGCCGGAACTGATGAAGGATAAGCTAATCCTTTCGACACCAGCCACCCAGTTCGTTTGCTCCGGCAAGGTTAGCAATGAGATACTGTCCAAGTGCGATGCGTGCTATACCTTCCCGTGTAAGAACGAAGCCGTATGCAGTGCACTGCCGGAGCGTCAGTACGAGTGCAAGTGCAAACCGGGCTACCATGGTACGCACTGTGAGTTTATGATAGATGCGTGTTATGGTAATCCATGCCGTAACAACGGTACCTGTACGGTGCTGGAGGAGGGAAGATTCAGTTGCCAATGTCTGCATGGTTACTCCGGTTCCCGGTGTGAGGTTAACATTGATGACTGTGTGGATCACAAATGTCAGAACAATGGTACTTGCGTGGATGGGGTAAACTCGTACAGTTGCTCCTGTGCGGCCAGTTTCACCGGCGAGTACTGCGAGAGCAAGATTGAGTTCTGCGGGAAGGACTTTAATCCGTGTCAGAACGGAGCCAAGTGTGTCGATCATACGACACACTACTCATGCGAATGTTTGCCCGGCTATCGTGGGTTGAACTGTTCCGACAATATCGACGATTGTGTGAACCATATGTGTCAAAATGGTGGAACGTGTGTGGACGGTATTAATGATTACACCTGCAAGTGTCCGAATGAGTTTACGGGTAAATTCTGCGAAGGAGCACCGATGGTTGCGATGATGTACCCACAGACATCGCCATGCCAGCAGCATGAATGCAAGTTTGGTGTGTGCTTCCAGCCGAACCCATCGAGTGCGGATTATATCTGCAAGTGTGCGCCGGGCTATTCGGGCAAACGGTGTGAATACCTGACCAGCCTTACGTTCCTACACAACAATTCGTTCATCGAGCTGGAACCGCTCCGTACCAAGCCGGAAGCGAACGTTACGATCGTGTTTAGCAGCACGCAGCAGAACGGTGTGCTTATGTACGATGGCCACAATGAGCATTTGGCGGTGGAACTGTTTAATGGTCGCATACGCGTAAGCTATGACGTTGGCAACGATCCCGTGTCCACGATGTACAGCTTCGAAATGGTCGCCGATGGCAAATATCATATGGTGGAGTTACTggcaataaagaaaaactttacacTACGAGTCGACCGTGGCCTGGCACGTTCAATCATTAACGAAGGTTCAAAGGACTATCTGAAACTTTCGAGCCCGATGTATCTGGGAGGTTTGCCGGCCGAGCCAGGCCAGCAAGCGTACAAACAGTGGCACCTCCGCAACCTGACCAGCTTCAAGGGCTGCATGAAGGAAGTGTGGATTAATCACAAGCAGGTTGATTTCCTGAATGCCGCCCGGCAGCAAAAGATCACACCGGGCTGTGCACTGCTGGATGCGGACAATGAAGGCGAAATGGATGATGATTTTATGCAGGAAACACCGGTGATCCTTAAGGAG ATCAATCCCTGCGAGAATCATCAATGTAAACGGGGAGGAAAGTGTGTGCCGAACGGTAAGGGTGGCTACACGTGCAAGTGTAAGAAGGGCACCAAGGGCAAATACTGCGACCAAG CTGCCAACACTTGCCGTAAGGAGCAGGTGCGAGAATACTACACAGAGAACGATTGCCGTTCGAGGCAACCACTCAAGTACGCGAAGTGCGTTGGAGGTTGCGGCAATCAATGCTGCGCAGCTAAAGTCGTACGCCGAAGAAAG GTACGCATGGtgtgcagcaacaacaccaaaTACGTGAAGCAGCTGGATATTGTGCGAAAATGCCACTGTACAAAGAAATGCTACTGA